One region of Xylanimonas ulmi genomic DNA includes:
- the rpsJ gene encoding 30S ribosomal protein S10 has translation MAGQKIRIRLKSYDHEVIDSSARKIVDTVTRAGATVVGPVPLPTEKNVFVVIRSPHKYKDSREHFEMRTHKRLIDIIDPTPKAVDSLMRIDLPADVNIEIKL, from the coding sequence ATGGCGGGACAGAAGATCCGCATCCGGCTCAAGTCCTATGACCACGAGGTCATTGACAGCTCCGCGCGCAAGATCGTCGACACGGTGACGCGCGCCGGTGCGACTGTGGTGGGCCCGGTGCCGCTCCCGACGGAGAAGAACGTCTTCGTCGTGATCCGGTCGCCTCACAAGTACAAGGACAGCCGCGAGCACTTCGAGATGCGCACGCACAAGCGGCTCATCGACATCATCGATCCCACGCCGAAGGCCGTCGACTCGCTCATGCGTATCGACCTGCCTGCCGACGTGAACATCGAGATCAAGCTCTGA
- the rplC gene encoding 50S ribosomal protein L3, with protein sequence MSNLHKNVTAVLGKKLGMTQLWDEAGRLVPVTVVAVDTNVVTQVRTTETDGYSAVQLAVGQIDPRKVTKPLKGHFEKAGVTPRRHVAEIRTADAATYTVGQEITAAAFEAGAVVDVSGTTKGKGTAGVMKRHGFSGVGASHGSHRNHRKPGSIGGASTPSRVFKGLRMAGRMGNARQTTQNLTVHAVDAEKGLLLVKGAVPGPKGGVVVVKTAAKGA encoded by the coding sequence ATGAGCAACCTGCACAAGAACGTGACCGCGGTGCTGGGCAAGAAGCTCGGCATGACGCAGCTGTGGGACGAGGCCGGTCGCCTGGTGCCCGTCACGGTCGTCGCGGTCGACACCAACGTGGTGACCCAGGTCCGCACGACCGAGACCGACGGCTACAGCGCCGTCCAGCTGGCTGTCGGCCAGATCGACCCGCGCAAGGTCACCAAGCCGCTCAAGGGCCACTTCGAGAAGGCCGGCGTCACGCCGCGCCGTCACGTGGCCGAGATCCGCACCGCCGACGCGGCCACCTACACGGTCGGCCAGGAGATCACCGCCGCGGCCTTCGAGGCCGGCGCCGTGGTCGACGTCAGCGGTACGACCAAGGGCAAGGGCACGGCCGGTGTGATGAAGCGTCACGGCTTCTCCGGTGTGGGCGCCTCGCACGGCTCGCACCGCAACCACCGCAAGCCGGGCTCGATCGGTGGCGCGTCGACGCCGTCGCGCGTGTTCAAGGGCCTGCGCATGGCCGGCCGGATGGGCAACGCCCGTCAGACCACCCAGAACCTGACCGTCCACGCGGTCGACGCCGAGAAGGGTCTGCTGCTCGTCAAGGGCGCGGTTCCCGGCCCCAAGGGTGGCGTCGTCGTCGTCAAGACCGCCGCGAAGGGTGCGTGA
- the rplD gene encoding 50S ribosomal protein L4 codes for MTSLTVDVLDAAGKKAGTAELPAEVFDVVTNVPLIHQVVVAQRAAARQGTHATKTRGEVRGGGRKPYKQKGTGRARQGSTRAPQFAGGGTVHGPQPRSYDQRTPKKMKAAALRGALSDRARAGRVHVVAGFGVDGTPSTKTALKTLATLTEREHVLVVIERSDEATILSLRNVPTVHLIAADQLNTYDVLVSDDVVFTQDALAAFLEGPVKGAKATATESEAADAAADEEATK; via the coding sequence ATGACTTCCCTCACTGTTGACGTCCTGGACGCCGCGGGCAAGAAGGCCGGCACGGCCGAGCTGCCCGCCGAGGTGTTCGACGTCGTCACCAACGTCCCGCTGATCCACCAGGTCGTCGTCGCCCAGCGCGCCGCCGCGCGTCAGGGCACGCACGCGACCAAGACCCGCGGCGAGGTCCGCGGCGGTGGCAGGAAGCCGTACAAGCAGAAGGGCACCGGCCGCGCCCGTCAGGGCTCGACCCGCGCTCCGCAGTTCGCCGGCGGTGGCACCGTCCACGGCCCGCAGCCGCGCTCGTACGACCAGCGCACCCCCAAGAAGATGAAGGCCGCCGCGCTGCGTGGCGCCCTGTCCGACCGCGCCCGCGCCGGGCGCGTGCACGTCGTGGCCGGCTTCGGCGTCGACGGCACGCCGTCGACCAAGACCGCGCTCAAGACGCTCGCGACCCTGACCGAGCGCGAGCACGTGCTCGTGGTGATCGAGCGCTCGGACGAGGCGACGATCCTGTCGCTGCGCAACGTGCCGACGGTCCACCTGATCGCGGCCGACCAGCTCAACACGTATGACGTCCTCGTCTCCGACGACGTCGTCTTCACGCAGGACGCGCTCGCCGCGTTCCTCGAGGGCCCGGTCAAGGGCGCGAAGGCGACCGCCACCGAGTCCGAGGCCGCGGACGCCGCCGCCGACGAGGAGGCCACCAAGTGA
- the rplW gene encoding 50S ribosomal protein L23, protein MTTVQKDPRDILLAPVVSEKSYGLLDEGKYTFVVDPRANKTEIKIAVEKVFGVKVDSVNTINRKGKARRTRFGLGKRKDTKRAIVTLREGTIDIFGGPVG, encoded by the coding sequence GTGACCACCGTGCAGAAGGACCCGCGCGACATCCTGCTCGCGCCGGTCGTCTCCGAGAAGAGCTACGGCCTCCTCGACGAGGGCAAGTACACCTTCGTCGTGGACCCGCGGGCCAACAAGACCGAGATCAAGATCGCGGTCGAGAAGGTCTTCGGCGTCAAGGTCGACTCGGTGAACACGATCAACCGCAAGGGCAAGGCGCGTCGCACGCGTTTCGGCCTGGGCAAGCGCAAGGACACGAAGCGCGCGATCGTCACCCTCCGCGAGGGAACGATCGACATCTTCGGCGGTCCGGTCGGCTGA
- the rplB gene encoding 50S ribosomal protein L2 has protein sequence MGIRKYKPTTPGRRGSSVADFVEVTRSQPEKSLVRPLSKTGGRNNSGRITTRHKGGGHKRQYRVIDFRRHDKDGVPAKVAHIEYDPNRTARIALLHYADGEKRYIIAPNKLSQGDVVEAGAGADIKPGNNLPLRNIPTGTVIHAIELRPGGGAKIARSAGASVQLVAKDGPYAQLRMPSGEIRNVDLRCRATVGEVGNAEQSNINWGKAGRMRWKGVRPTVRGVAMNPIDHPHGGGEGKTSGGRHPVSPWGQPEGRTRRPNKPSDKLIVRRRRTGKKR, from the coding sequence ATGGGAATCCGTAAGTACAAGCCGACGACGCCTGGCCGCCGCGGCTCGAGCGTCGCCGACTTCGTCGAGGTCACGCGCTCGCAGCCGGAGAAGTCGCTGGTCCGTCCCCTGTCGAAGACGGGTGGCCGCAACAACTCCGGTCGCATCACGACCCGCCACAAGGGTGGTGGCCACAAGCGCCAGTACCGCGTGATCGACTTCCGTCGTCACGACAAGGACGGCGTGCCGGCGAAGGTCGCGCACATCGAGTACGACCCCAACCGCACCGCGCGCATCGCGCTGCTGCACTACGCGGACGGCGAGAAGCGCTACATCATCGCCCCGAACAAGCTGTCGCAGGGTGACGTGGTCGAGGCCGGCGCCGGCGCCGACATCAAGCCCGGCAACAACCTGCCGCTGCGCAACATCCCGACCGGTACGGTCATCCACGCCATCGAGCTGCGGCCCGGTGGCGGTGCGAAGATCGCCCGTTCGGCCGGCGCCTCGGTGCAGCTCGTCGCCAAGGACGGCCCCTACGCCCAGCTGCGTATGCCGTCGGGCGAGATCCGCAACGTCGACCTGCGCTGCCGCGCGACGGTCGGCGAGGTCGGCAACGCCGAGCAGTCGAACATCAACTGGGGCAAGGCCGGCCGCATGCGCTGGAAGGGCGTGCGCCCGACCGTGCGCGGTGTCGCCATGAACCCGATCGACCACCCGCACGGTGGTGGTGAGGGCAAGACCTCCGGTGGACGCCACCCGGTGAGCCCCTGGGGCCAGCCGGAGGGTCGCACCCGCCGTCCGAACAAGCCGAGCGACAAGCTGATCGTCCGCCGTCGCCGCACCGGCAAGAAGCGCTGA
- the rpsS gene encoding 30S ribosomal protein S19 — protein sequence MPRSLKKGPFVDGHLQKKVDVQNEKGTKNVIKTWSRRSVITPDFLGHTFAVHDGRKHTPVFVTESMVGHKLGEFAPTRTFRGHVKDDKKGRRR from the coding sequence ATGCCTCGCAGCCTGAAGAAGGGCCCCTTCGTCGACGGCCACCTTCAGAAGAAGGTGGACGTGCAGAACGAGAAGGGGACCAAGAACGTCATCAAGACCTGGTCCCGTCGGTCGGTCATCACGCCCGACTTCCTCGGTCACACCTTCGCCGTGCACGACGGTCGCAAGCACACGCCGGTCTTCGTGACCGAGTCGATGGTCGGCCACAAGCTCGGTGAGTTCGCCCCCACGCGGACCTTCCGCGGCCACGTGAAGGACGACAAGAAGGGCCGTCGTCGCTGA
- the rplV gene encoding 50S ribosomal protein L22, whose product MEAKAQARFVRVTPMKARRVVDLIRGKQAGEAVAVLKFAPQAAAEPVRKVVESAIANARVKADRASERFDEQDLVVAAAFVDEGPTLKRFRPRAQGRAARVLKRTSHITVVVAPKQTEKKEGAR is encoded by the coding sequence ATGGAAGCCAAGGCGCAGGCGCGGTTCGTCCGCGTGACGCCGATGAAGGCCCGGCGCGTCGTGGACCTCATCCGTGGCAAGCAGGCCGGCGAGGCCGTCGCGGTGCTGAAGTTCGCACCGCAGGCCGCCGCCGAGCCGGTGCGCAAGGTCGTGGAGTCCGCGATCGCGAACGCCCGGGTGAAGGCCGACCGTGCGAGCGAGCGCTTCGACGAGCAGGACCTCGTCGTCGCCGCTGCGTTCGTCGACGAGGGCCCGACCCTGAAGCGGTTCCGTCCGCGTGCTCAGGGCCGTGCGGCTCGTGTGCTCAAGCGCACCAGCCACATCACGGTCGTCGTCGCACCCAAGCAGACCGAGAAGAAGGAAGGGGCCCGATAG
- the rpsC gene encoding 30S ribosomal protein S3 — translation MGQKVHPHGYRLGITTDHRSRWFADSTKPGQRYRDYVREDVQIRKLMGTGLERAGISKVEIERTRDRVRVDIHTARPGIVIGRRGAEADRIRGELEKLTGKQVQLNILEVKNAEIDAQLVAQGIAEQLASRVSFRRAMRKGIQSAQRAGAKGIRVQVSGRLGGAEMSRSEFYREGRVPLHTLRANIDFGFYEARTTFGRIGVKVWIYKGDITEKEFAAQQAAAAPRQGRGGPRGERGERGDRRGGRRNERPAASATETPAAPAADSAPEAPAETGTEA, via the coding sequence GTGGGGCAGAAGGTTCACCCGCACGGGTACCGCCTCGGCATCACCACCGACCACCGGTCGCGCTGGTTCGCCGACAGCACCAAGCCCGGTCAGCGGTACCGCGACTACGTCCGTGAGGACGTCCAGATCCGCAAGCTCATGGGCACTGGCCTGGAGCGCGCCGGCATCTCCAAGGTCGAGATCGAGCGCACCCGCGACCGCGTCCGCGTGGACATCCACACGGCGCGTCCGGGCATCGTGATCGGCCGCCGGGGCGCCGAGGCCGACCGCATCCGCGGCGAGCTGGAGAAGCTCACCGGCAAGCAGGTGCAGCTCAACATCCTCGAGGTCAAGAACGCGGAGATCGACGCGCAGCTGGTCGCTCAGGGCATCGCCGAGCAGCTCGCCAGCCGCGTCTCCTTCCGCCGCGCCATGCGCAAGGGCATTCAGTCCGCGCAGCGCGCCGGCGCCAAGGGCATCCGCGTTCAGGTCTCGGGCCGCCTCGGCGGCGCCGAGATGAGCCGGTCGGAGTTCTACCGTGAGGGCCGTGTGCCGCTGCACACGCTCCGCGCGAACATCGACTTCGGCTTCTACGAGGCGCGCACCACCTTCGGCCGCATCGGCGTGAAGGTGTGGATCTACAAGGGCGACATCACCGAGAAGGAGTTCGCCGCCCAGCAGGCCGCAGCCGCCCCCCGTCAGGGCCGTGGTGGCCCTCGCGGTGAGCGTGGCGAGCGTGGCGACCGCCGTGGCGGGCGCCGCAACGAGCGACCGGCTGCCTCGGCCACCGAGACCCCGGCGGCCCCGGCCGCCGACTCGGCTCCCGAGGCGCCGGCTGAGACCGGAACGGAGGCCTGA
- the rplP gene encoding 50S ribosomal protein L16 produces the protein MLIPRRLKHRKQHHPGRSGASKGGNTIAFGDFGIQALEPAYVTNRQIEAARIAMTRHIKRGGKVWINIYPDRPLTKKPAETRMGSGKGSPEWWVANVKPGRIVFELAGVPEPLAREAMRRAIHKLPMKCRFVVREGGAI, from the coding sequence ATGCTGATTCCCCGCAGGCTCAAGCACCGCAAGCAGCACCACCCCGGCCGCTCCGGCGCGTCGAAGGGTGGCAACACGATCGCGTTCGGCGACTTCGGCATCCAGGCCCTCGAGCCCGCCTACGTCACCAACCGTCAGATCGAGGCTGCGCGTATCGCGATGACCCGCCACATCAAGCGTGGCGGCAAGGTCTGGATCAACATCTACCCGGACCGTCCCCTGACCAAGAAGCCCGCCGAGACCCGCATGGGCTCGGGTAAGGGCTCGCCCGAGTGGTGGGTCGCCAACGTCAAGCCCGGCCGCATCGTCTTCGAGCTGGCCGGCGTCCCGGAGCCCCTGGCTCGTGAGGCCATGCGTCGCGCGATCCACAAGCTCCCGATGAAGTGCCGTTTCGTGGTGCGCGAGGGTGGTGCGATCTGA
- the rpmC gene encoding 50S ribosomal protein L29 — MAIGTKGLAPTDLDGFDDEKLVAELKKAKEELFNLRFQSATGQLESHGRIKAVKRDIARIYTILRERELGIRTAPSAE, encoded by the coding sequence ATGGCTATCGGTACCAAGGGCCTTGCCCCGACCGACCTGGACGGCTTCGACGACGAGAAGCTCGTCGCCGAGCTGAAGAAGGCCAAGGAGGAGCTCTTCAACCTCCGCTTCCAGTCGGCCACCGGCCAGCTGGAGTCGCACGGCCGCATCAAGGCCGTCAAGCGTGACATCGCGCGGATCTACACGATCCTGCGCGAGCGCGAGCTCGGCATCCGTACGGCTCCGAGCGCTGAGTGA
- the rpsQ gene encoding 30S ribosomal protein S17 produces MTNETTQPAAAAAPERGIRKVRRGYVVSDKMDKTIVVEVEDRVKHALYGKVLRRTTKVKAHDEQNSAGIGDLVVIMETRPLSATKRWRLVEILEKAK; encoded by the coding sequence ATGACGAACGAGACGACCCAGCCGGCGGCCGCGGCCGCCCCCGAGCGGGGCATCCGCAAGGTCCGCCGCGGCTACGTGGTCAGCGACAAGATGGACAAGACCATCGTGGTCGAGGTCGAGGACCGCGTGAAGCACGCGCTCTACGGCAAGGTCCTGCGTCGCACGACCAAGGTCAAGGCCCACGACGAGCAGAACAGCGCCGGCATCGGCGACCTGGTCGTCATCATGGAGACCCGCCCGCTGTCCGCGACCAAGCGGTGGCGCCTCGTGGAGATCCTCGAGAAGGCCAAGTGA
- the rplN gene encoding 50S ribosomal protein L14, with product MIQQESRLRVADNTGAKEILCIRVLGGSGRRYAGIGDVIVATVKDAIPGGNVKKGDVVKAVIVRTAKERRRPDGSYIKFDENAAVILKNDGEPRGTRIFGPVGRELRDKRFMKIISLAPEVL from the coding sequence ATGATCCAGCAGGAGTCGCGACTCCGGGTCGCCGACAACACGGGTGCGAAGGAGATTCTCTGCATCCGTGTTCTCGGTGGGTCGGGCCGTCGCTACGCCGGTATCGGTGACGTCATCGTCGCCACCGTCAAGGACGCGATCCCGGGCGGCAACGTGAAGAAGGGCGACGTCGTCAAGGCCGTCATCGTCCGGACCGCCAAGGAGCGCCGTCGTCCCGACGGTTCCTACATCAAGTTCGACGAGAACGCCGCCGTCATCCTCAAGAACGACGGCGAGCCTCGTGGTACCCGCATCTTCGGCCCGGTCGGTCGCGAGCTTCGCGACAAGCGGTTCATGAAGATCATCTCGCTCGCGCCGGAGGTGCTCTGA
- the rplX gene encoding 50S ribosomal protein L24 codes for MAKIKKGDQVVVISGRDKGKTGRVLEVLVDSDRLVVEGVQRVTKHVKAGQTARGSRTGGIETVEAPIHVSNVMLVDPETKKGTRVGFRLEQVERDGKTKTVRVRVAKRSGKDI; via the coding sequence ATGGCCAAGATCAAGAAGGGCGACCAGGTCGTCGTCATCTCGGGTCGCGACAAGGGCAAGACCGGCCGCGTGCTCGAGGTCCTGGTGGACTCCGACCGCCTCGTGGTCGAGGGCGTCCAGCGTGTGACCAAGCACGTCAAGGCCGGCCAGACCGCCCGCGGTTCGCGCACCGGCGGCATCGAGACCGTCGAGGCCCCCATCCACGTCTCCAACGTCATGCTCGTGGACCCGGAGACCAAGAAGGGCACCCGCGTGGGCTTCCGCCTCGAGCAGGTCGAGCGCGACGGCAAGACCAAGACGGTTCGCGTGCGCGTCGCGAAGCGCTCGGGGAAGGACATCTGA
- the rplE gene encoding 50S ribosomal protein L5 translates to MSETTLEAPALPRLKQKYREEILAGLREEFGYKNVTLVPGLTKIVVNMGVGDAAKDSKLIEGAIRDLTAITGQKPQVTKARKSIAQFKLREGMPIGAHVTLRGDRMWEFLDRLLSIALPRIRDFRGLSAKQFDGHGNYTFGLTEQSMFHEIDQDRIDRVRGMDITVVTTANTDDEGRSLLRRLGFPFKEEN, encoded by the coding sequence ATGAGCGAGACCACTCTCGAGGCCCCGGCCTTGCCGCGCCTCAAGCAGAAGTACCGCGAGGAGATCCTGGCCGGGCTGCGCGAGGAGTTCGGCTACAAGAACGTCACCCTGGTTCCCGGTCTGACCAAGATCGTCGTGAACATGGGCGTCGGCGACGCCGCCAAGGACTCCAAGCTCATTGAGGGCGCGATCCGCGACCTGACCGCGATCACCGGTCAGAAGCCGCAGGTCACCAAGGCCCGCAAGTCCATCGCCCAGTTCAAGCTGCGCGAGGGCATGCCGATCGGCGCCCACGTGACGCTGCGCGGTGACCGCATGTGGGAGTTCCTCGACCGTCTGCTGTCGATCGCCCTGCCCCGCATCCGCGACTTCCGCGGTCTGTCGGCCAAGCAGTTCGACGGCCACGGCAACTACACGTTCGGCCTCACGGAGCAGTCGATGTTCCACGAGATCGACCAGGACAGGATCGACCGCGTCCGCGGTATGGACATCACGGTCGTGACCACGGCGAACACCGACGACGAGGGCCGTTCGCTGCTTCGCCGTCTCGGCTTCCCCTTCAAGGAGGAGAACTGA
- a CDS encoding type Z 30S ribosomal protein S14: MAKKALINKAAAKPKFAVRAYTRCQRCGRPHSVYRKFGLCRICVREMAHRGELPGVTKSSW, translated from the coding sequence ATGGCGAAGAAGGCCCTGATCAACAAGGCCGCCGCGAAGCCTAAGTTCGCGGTGCGCGCCTACACCCGGTGCCAGCGCTGCGGCCGACCGCACTCGGTCTACCGCAAGTTCGGCCTGTGCCGTATCTGCGTCCGGGAGATGGCCCACCGCGGCGAGCTCCCCGGCGTGACCAAGAGCTCCTGGTGA
- the rpsH gene encoding 30S ribosomal protein S8 produces MTMTDPIADMLTRLRNANSAHHDSVTMPSSKLKLHIAEILQKEGYIAGFVVEDAKVGKSLTITLKYGPNRERALSGIRRVSKPGLRKYAKSTELPKVLGGLGVAILSTSSGLLTDRQAQAKGVGGEVLAYVW; encoded by the coding sequence ATGACGATGACTGACCCGATCGCAGACATGCTCACGCGTCTGCGTAACGCGAACTCGGCGCACCACGACTCCGTGACGATGCCGTCCTCCAAGCTGAAGCTCCACATCGCGGAGATCCTTCAGAAGGAGGGCTACATCGCCGGCTTCGTCGTCGAGGACGCGAAGGTGGGCAAGAGCCTCACCATCACCCTGAAGTACGGCCCGAACCGCGAGCGCGCCCTGTCGGGCATCCGCCGCGTCTCGAAGCCGGGTCTTCGCAAGTACGCGAAGTCGACTGAGCTTCCCAAGGTCCTCGGTGGCCTCGGCGTCGCGATCCTGTCGACCTCGTCCGGCCTCCTCACCGACCGCCAGGCTCAGGCCAAGGGCGTCGGTGGCGAGGTCCTCGCCTACGTCTGGTAA
- the rplF gene encoding 50S ribosomal protein L6: protein MSRIGKIPVPVPAGVDVTISGALVTIKGPKGSLEHHVPAPITVAQEAATLVVTRPNDERDSRALHGLTRTLLANIVTGVTQGYEKKLEIVGTGYRVTAKGSDLEFALGFSHPVLVKAPEGITFAVESPTKFSVSGIDKQQVGEVAANIRKIRKPEPYKGKGVRYAGEVVRRKVGKAGK from the coding sequence ATGTCTCGAATCGGCAAGATCCCCGTCCCGGTGCCCGCCGGCGTGGACGTCACCATCTCGGGCGCACTCGTGACGATCAAGGGCCCCAAGGGCTCCCTTGAGCACCACGTGCCCGCCCCCATCACGGTCGCGCAGGAGGCCGCCACGCTCGTCGTGACGCGCCCGAACGACGAGCGCGACTCCCGTGCGCTGCACGGACTGACCCGCACGCTGCTGGCGAACATCGTCACCGGCGTCACGCAGGGCTACGAGAAGAAGCTTGAGATCGTCGGCACGGGTTACCGCGTCACGGCCAAGGGCTCCGACCTCGAGTTCGCCCTCGGCTTCAGCCACCCGGTGCTCGTGAAGGCCCCCGAGGGCATCACGTTCGCCGTCGAGAGCCCCACCAAGTTCTCGGTCTCCGGCATCGACAAGCAGCAGGTCGGCGAGGTCGCGGCGAACATCCGCAAGATCCGCAAGCCCGAGCCCTACAAGGGCAAGGGCGTGCGCTACGCCGGCGAGGTCGTCCGCCGCAAGGTCGGAAAGGCTGGTAAGTGA
- the rplR gene encoding 50S ribosomal protein L18 has translation MAIKILGKGKAVARQRRHLRLRKKITGTPARPRLVVTRSNRHMVAQIVDDTVGKTVASASTLEADLRAFDGDKVAKARKVGELVAARAKAAGVESVVFDRGGNKYHGRVAAVADGARESGLAL, from the coding sequence ATGGCTATCAAGATCCTGGGCAAGGGCAAGGCCGTCGCTCGTCAGCGCCGCCACCTGCGTCTGCGCAAGAAGATCACCGGTACGCCGGCTCGTCCCCGCCTCGTCGTGACGCGCTCGAACCGCCACATGGTGGCGCAGATCGTCGACGACACCGTGGGCAAGACCGTCGCGTCCGCCTCGACCCTCGAGGCCGACCTGCGGGCGTTCGACGGCGACAAGGTGGCCAAGGCCCGCAAGGTCGGCGAGCTCGTCGCCGCGCGCGCCAAGGCCGCTGGTGTCGAGTCCGTGGTCTTCGACCGCGGCGGCAACAAGTACCACGGCCGCGTCGCTGCTGTCGCAGACGGCGCCCGCGAGTCGGGACTGGCGCTGTGA
- the rpsE gene encoding 30S ribosomal protein S5: MAAGQRTGAPQGANESTNDGRRSNRRDDRRNDRREAEKSAFVERVVTINRVAKVVKGGRRFSFTALVVVGDGDGTVGVGYGKAKEVPAAIAKGVEEAKKNFFRVPRIQGTIPHPTQGEAAAGVVFLRPASPGTGVIAGGPVRAVLECAGIHDVLSKSLGSSNSINIVHATVQALKQLEEPAAVAARRGLALEDVAPAALLRAQAAGFAAKKDAAGSDAKVGA; the protein is encoded by the coding sequence ATGGCTGCAGGGCAGCGCACCGGCGCCCCCCAGGGCGCCAACGAGTCCACCAACGACGGACGTCGCAGCAACCGCCGCGACGACCGCCGCAACGACCGCCGCGAGGCGGAGAAGAGCGCCTTCGTCGAGCGCGTCGTGACGATCAACCGCGTCGCGAAGGTCGTCAAGGGTGGTCGCCGCTTCAGCTTCACCGCGCTGGTCGTGGTGGGCGACGGTGACGGCACCGTGGGCGTCGGCTACGGCAAGGCCAAGGAGGTGCCCGCGGCGATCGCCAAGGGTGTCGAGGAGGCGAAGAAGAACTTCTTCCGCGTCCCCCGCATCCAGGGCACCATTCCGCACCCCACCCAGGGTGAGGCCGCCGCCGGTGTCGTGTTCCTGCGTCCGGCCTCGCCGGGTACCGGTGTGATCGCCGGTGGTCCGGTGCGCGCCGTGCTGGAGTGCGCGGGCATCCACGACGTCCTGAGCAAGTCGCTCGGCTCGTCCAACTCGATCAACATCGTCCACGCGACGGTGCAGGCCCTCAAGCAGCTCGAGGAGCCGGCCGCTGTGGCCGCGCGCCGTGGGCTCGCCCTTGAGGACGTCGCCCCGGCCGCGCTGCTGCGCGCCCAGGCGGCGGGCTTCGCCGCCAAGAAGGACGCGGCTGGCTCCGACGCGAAGGTGGGTGCGTGA
- the rpmD gene encoding 50S ribosomal protein L30, whose protein sequence is MARLKVTQTKSAIGGKKNQRETLRTLGLKRIGDTAVKEDRPEIRGMVNTVSHLVTVEEVD, encoded by the coding sequence ATGGCTCGCCTGAAGGTTACCCAGACCAAGTCCGCCATCGGCGGCAAGAAGAACCAGCGTGAGACGCTGCGGACCCTGGGCCTCAAGCGGATCGGCGACACCGCCGTGAAGGAGGACCGCCCGGAGATCCGCGGCATGGTCAACACGGTCTCGCACCTGGTGACCGTCGAGGAGGTCGACTGA
- the rplO gene encoding 50S ribosomal protein L15, with the protein MAEKKTTAEETSVKPLKVHHLRPAPGAKTAKTRVGRGEASKGKTAGRGTKGTKARYQVPQRFEGGQMPLHMRLPKLRGFKNPFRVEFQVVNLDKLGALYPEGGAVTVEDLVAKGAVRKGQPVKVLGTGEITVKLDVAVDALSGSAKEKILAAGGSVSED; encoded by the coding sequence ATGGCCGAGAAGAAGACCACGGCGGAGGAGACCTCGGTCAAGCCGCTCAAGGTCCACCACCTGCGTCCGGCCCCCGGCGCCAAGACCGCCAAGACCCGCGTGGGTCGTGGTGAGGCGTCGAAGGGTAAGACGGCGGGTCGCGGCACCAAGGGCACCAAGGCCCGCTACCAGGTCCCGCAGCGCTTCGAGGGTGGGCAGATGCCTCTGCACATGCGCCTTCCGAAGCTGCGTGGGTTCAAGAACCCGTTCCGCGTCGAGTTCCAGGTCGTGAACCTGGACAAGCTCGGCGCGCTCTACCCCGAGGGTGGCGCTGTCACCGTCGAGGACCTTGTCGCCAAGGGCGCCGTCCGCAAGGGCCAGCCGGTGAAGGTGCTCGGCACGGGGGAGATCACCGTCAAGCTGGACGTCGCGGTCGACGCGCTGTCCGGCTCCGCCAAGGAGAAGATCCTGGCGGCTGGCGGCTCGGTCTCGGAGGACTGA